In Haematobia irritans isolate KBUSLIRL chromosome 1, ASM5000362v1, whole genome shotgun sequence, a genomic segment contains:
- the Abd-B gene encoding homeobox protein abdominal B, whose product MYEDPPPVSIVQQQQQSLQLPHNQQQQQQQPDSQQQQQSHSNNVALTPVGGLSPSQTPSGSASQSQQQQQHLTSPHHQQHSQQQQSQSNTLPSSATTSIQQQQQQQQQQQQQQQNSAVASGQTQIVAPTAASVSPSSVSSQPPDMSLSLAPLHIPAIRPGFEADAASAAVKRHPHPAWPYESDGFSSAQYHHASQYYLERDRKPVFYGYPDTQFQPYWNYREQPTSAAAAAYMSASDDRHASVSAAAAARQSVEGTSQSSYETPTYSSPSGLRAYPSEAYSSTGGSGGLSVGAVGPCTPTNALHEWTGQVSVRKKRKPYSKFQTLELEKEFLYNAYVSKQKRWELARNLNLTERQVKIWFQNRRMKNKKNSQRQSNQQNNNNSSNSNHNHSQAAQQHHNNHHLGLGLSMGHHATKMHQ is encoded by the exons ATGTATGAAGATCCCCCGCCAGTTTCAATAGTTCAACAGCAACAGCAATCCCTACAACTCCCGCAtaatcaacaacaacagcaacagcagcCTGATagtcagcagcaacaacagtCTCATAGTAATAACGTTGCATTAACACCAGTTGGTGGTCTTAGTCCTTCTCAAACACCCTCGGGTTCTGCCTCACAGtcacagcagcagcaacaacatttAACATCACCTCACCATCAGCAGCATTCACAGCAACAACAGTCCCAGTCAAATACATTACCCTCCAGTGCTACAACAAgtattcaacaacaacaacaacagcagcagcaacaacaacaacagcagcaaaacTCAGCAGTGGCGTCCGGCCAAACACAAATTGTTGCGCCGACAGCGGCGAGTGTTTCCCCATCCAGTGTTAGTTCCCAACCTCCAG ATATGTCCCTCTCATTAGCTCCTTTGCATATACCCGCGATAAGGCCAGGTTTTGAGGCTGATGCAGCCAGTGCAGCCGTTAAACGGCATCCTCATCCGGCATGGCCGTATGAAAGCGATGGTTTTAGCTCGGCCCAATACCATCATGCATCGCAATATTATTTAGAAAGAGATCGTAAGCCTGTATTTTATGGATATCCAGATACGCAATTTCAG cCTTATTGGAATTACCGTGAACAACCTACTTCCGCTGCGGCTGCAGCCTATATGAGTGCTAGTGATGATCGTCATGCCAGTGTAAGTGCAGCTGCTGCCGCCAGACAATCAGTGGAAGGCACATCCCAGTCAAGCTATGAAACGCCAACCTATTCATCTCCCAGTGGTTTACGAGCGTATCCAAGTGAAGCCTACTCAAGTACAG GTGGCTCTGGTGGCTTATCTGTGGGTGCTGTTGGGCCCTGTACACCCACTAATGCTTTACATGAATGGACCGGTCAAGTTTCAGTGCGGAAAAAGCGTAAGCCCTATTCAAAATTCCAAACATTGGAATTGGAAAAAGAATTCTTATACAATGCTTATGTCTCGAAACAAAAACGTTGGGAGTTGGCTAGAAATTTGAATCTAACTGAAAGACAA GTCAAGATATGGTTCCAAAATCGTCGcatgaaaaacaaaaagaattccCAAAGGCAATCAAatcaacaaaacaacaacaacagctccAATTCCAATCACAATCATAGTCAAGCGGCGCAACAACATCACAATAATCATCATTTGGGTTTGGGTTTGAGCATGGGCCACCATGCCACCAAAATGCATCAGTGA